One Malus sylvestris chromosome 14, drMalSylv7.2, whole genome shotgun sequence DNA segment encodes these proteins:
- the LOC126599954 gene encoding rab GTPase-activating protein 22-like isoform X1: MLFGGGADGWKWIVFAEASTGGGGGGGGRSGSLIGGGVGGGSGFWSWTASSNVGLAVAVTAMAGIALAATVVYSRRGSLKSPWSRRRKKHALLPKQWKSLFTPDGKLTDGGLKFLKKVRSGGVDPSIRAEVWPFLLGIYDVNSSKEERETVKNQKRKEYENLRRQCRRILTQSDKSSKLKETSGNSSTESSGDFSQVLDSSDQGDVTSARRYISTEGGDQLPKDSDNPVGNQAVQTSESLEGDGEKSGVTCDDPYAADTESTDSDSSEETDITRPLLSTDVTEENYVDDKPKESSCLSNIENKPKVHSAEDFATWQRIIRLDAVRANDEWIIYSPSQADVSEMKAQRLAESVGLKDYDHLEPCRIFHASRLVGILEAYALYDPEIGYCQGMSDLLSPIISVLEEDHEAFGCFVGFMKKARHNFRLDEAGIRRQLGLVSKIIKCKDVPLYRHLEKLQAEDCFFVYRMVVVLFRRELSFEDTLCLWEVMWADQAAIRAGIAKSAWGRIRQRAPPTDDLLLYAIAASVLQRRKTIIEKYSSMEEIMRECNSMTGRLDVWKLLDDAHDLVVTLHDKI, from the exons ATGCTCTTCGGCGGTGGAGCTGATGGTTGGAAATGGATCGTGTTCGCGGAGGCTAGCaccggcggcggcggcggtggtGGGGGGAGAAGCGGTTCGCTCATCGGCGGCGGCGTCGGTGGCGGAAGCGGCTTCTGGTCTTGGACTGCTTCCTCCAATGTCGGCTTAGCCGTCGCCGTCACGGCCATGGCCGGTATCGCCTTGGCCGCCACAGTCGTCTACTCTCGTAG GGGCAGTCTTAAATCACCTTGGTCCCGTAGGAGAAAAAAACACGCCCTTCTACCAAAACAATGGAAAAGTTTATTTACACCGGATGGGAAACTCACTGATGGTGGTCTCAAATTTTTGAAGAAAGTTCGCAGTGGA GGTGTTGATCCAAGTATTCGAGCTGAAGTGTGGCCATTTCTTCTTGGAAT CTATGATGTGAACAGTTCCAAGGAAGAAAGAGAGACTGTAAAAAACCAGAAAAG AAAAGAATATGAAAACTTGCGGAGACAGTGTCGCAGAATTTTAACACAAAGTGATAAGAGCTCGAAGTTGAAGGAAACTTCTGGTAACAGTAGCACTGAGAGCAGCGGGGATTTCAGTCAAGTTTTAGATTCTTCTGACCAAGGGGATGTTACAAGTGCCAGGAGGTACATTTCAACTGAGGGAGGAGACCAATTACCCAAGGATTCAGATAACCCTGTAGGCAATCAAGCTGTTCAGACTTCTGAATCACTTGAAGGAGATGGAGAGAAAAGTGGAGTCACCTGTGATGATCCTTATGCTGCCGATACGGAATCAACTGATTCTGATTCCTCTGAAGAAACTGATATCACTCGACCATTACTATCCACTGATGTTACTGAAGAAAACTATGTTGATGACAAGCCTAAGGAGAGCTCCTGTCTCTCCAATATTGAAAACAAGCCCAAAGTCCACTCAGCAGAAGATTTTGCCACATGGCAGAGGATCATCCGCCTTGATGCCGTTCGCGCAAATGATGAATGGATTATTTACTCACCATCACAGGCTGATGTATCAGAGATGAAGGCACAAAGACTAGCTGAAAGTGTCGGGTTAAAGGATTATGATCACTTGGAGCCATGCAGGATTTTTCATGCCTCTCGCCTGGTTGGAATCCTGGAAGCCTATGCTCTGTATGATCCTGAGATTGGGTACTGCCAGGGGATGAGTGATCTACTCTCTCCTATTATCTCAGTGCTGGAAGAGGACCATGAAGCCTTCGGGTGCTTTGTGGGTTTTATGAAAAAGGCACGGCATAATTTCCGACTGGATGAGGCAGGAATCCGGAGGCAACTTGGCCTTGTTTCGAAGATTATCAAGTGCAAAGATGTTCCTCTTTACAGACACCTGGAGAAGCTTCAAGCGGAGGATTGCTTTTTTGTGTACAGAATGGTGGTGGTTCTCTTCAGGAGAGAGTTGAGCTTTGAGGATACGCTTTGCCTCTGGGAGGTAATGTGGGCAGATCAGGCTGCAATCAGGGCAGGTATTGCCAAGTCTGCTTGGGGAAGGATTAGGCAGAGAGCCCCTCCTACCGATGATCTCTTGCTCTATGCAATAGCGGCTTCTGTGCTACAAAGAAGGAAGACTATCATAGAGAAGTACAGCAGCATGGAAGAGATCATGAGGGAGTGCAACAGCATGACGGGCCGTCTGGATGTGTGGAAGCTTTTAGATGATGCCCATGACTTGGTGGTGACCCTTCATGACAAGATTTAG
- the LOC126599467 gene encoding protein HLB1-like isoform X3, translating into MSTATEQLHVQNGLVPDPTTNPKPESESEPELETEPAPAPEPEMKPEPEAKPEPVPEAEARPEPLPEHELVVADAADPKVNEVVEASIQSHSPGAAHPELKKDEGSRTFTMRELLSGLKNDQSNDVVNDSSSPYGYSEESPQEQHSEQNNAAMELINSVTGTDDDGRSRQRVLTFAAKRYASTIERNPDDYDALYNWALVLQESADNVSPDSTNPSKDALLEEACRKYDEATRLCPTLHDAFYNWAIAISDRAKMRGRTKEAEELWKQATKNYEKAVLLNWNSPQALNNWGLALQELSAIIPAREKQTIVRSAISKFRAAIQLQFDFHRAIYNLGTVLYGLAEDTLRTGGSGHPKEVSPNELYSQSAIYIAAAHALKPNYNVYSSALRLVRSMLPLPYLKVGYLTAPPAGKPIAPHSDWKRSEFILNNEGLQQQVSKSEAKHVPQGISGRSVEAAIKVDVPDIVSVSACGDLTLPPGAGLCIDTIHGPVYLVADS; encoded by the exons ATGTCCACCGCCACCGAACAACTGCACGTCCAGAACGGACTCGTACCAGATCCGACAACAAATCCCAAACCAGAATCCGAATCAGAGCCTGAACTCGAAACTGAACCAGCACCAGCGCCGGAGCCCGAAATGAAACCGGAACCGGAAGCTAAACCCGAGCCAGTGCCGGAGGCCGAAGCTAGACCGGAACCTCTACCCGAACACGAACTGGTGGTGGCCGATGCCGCGGATCCGAAGGTGAACGAAGTGGTCGAAGCCTCGATCCAATCACACAGCCCAGGAGCTGCGCATCCGGAGCTGAAGAAAGACGAAGGGAGCCGTACATTCACGATGAGAGAGCTGCTTAGTGGCTTGAAAAATGACCAATCAAACGACGTCGTAAATGATTCCAGCTCCCCTTACGGTTACAG TGAGGAGAGCCCACAGGAGCAACACTCAGAGCAGAACAATGCTGCAATGGAGTTGATCAACAGTGTTACTGGTACCGATGATGACGGTCGGTCTCGCCAACGGGTTCTTACTTTTGCTGCTAAGAG GTATGCTAGTACAATAGAGAGAAATCCAGATGATTATGATGCACTTTACAATTGGGCGCTGGTTCTTCAG GAAAGTGCAGATAATGTTAGTCCAGATTCTACTAATCCTTCTAAGGATGCTTTGCTTGAGGAGGCTTGCAGAAAGTATGATGAGGCTACCCGTCTGTGCCCAACACTTCATGAT GCTTTCTATAATTGGGCTATTGCAATATCTGATCGGGCAAAAATGCGTGGTCGTACAAAGGAAGCTGAAGAACTATGGAAGCAG GctacaaaaaattatgaaaaagcgGTGTTGCTCAACTGGAACAGTCCCCAG GCACTTAACAACTGGGGGCTTGCTCTGCAG GAACTCAGCGCAATCATTCCTGCAAGAGAAAAGCAAACAATTGTAAGATCTGCAATAAGTAAG TTCCGTGCAGCTATTCAGCTGCAGTTTGATTTTCATAGAGCAATTTACAACCTTGGAACCGTATTG TATGGATTAGCTGAGGACACACTAAGAACTGGGGGATCTGGACATCCCAAAGAAGTTTCACCTAATGAGTTGTATAGTCAATCGGCTATCTACATTGCAGCTGCACATGCTTTGAAACCAAATTACAAT GTTTACAGTAGTGCCTTGAGGCTGGTGCGATCCATG CTTCCCTTACCATATCTTAAAGTTGGATATCTTACTGCACCGCCAGCGGGAAAACCAATTGCACCTCATAGTGATTGGAAACGATCggagtttattttgaataatgaAGGGCTTCAACAG CAGGTTAGCAAAAGTGAGGCAAAGCATGTACCCCAAGGCATCTCAGGCAGATCAGTAGAAGCAGCTATAAAAGTTGACGTTCCAGATATCGTTTCTGTTTCAGCATGTGGTGATCTGACTTTACCACCTGGTGCAGGCCTTTGCATTGATACAATTCATGGACCCGTCTATCTG
- the LOC126599467 gene encoding protein HLB1-like isoform X2: MSTATEQLHVQNGLVPDPTTNPKPESESEPELETEPAPAPEPEMKPEPEAKPEPVPEAEARPEPLPEHELVVADAADPKVNEVVEASIQSHSPGAAHPELKKDEGSRTFTMRELLSGLKNDQSNDVVNDSSSPYGYSEESPQEQHSEQNNAAMELINSVTGTDDDGRSRQRVLTFAAKRYASTIERNPDDYDALYNWALVLQESADNVSPDSTNPSKDALLEEACRKYDEATRLCPTLHDAFYNWAIAISDRAKMRGRTKEAEELWKQATKNYEKAVLLNWNSPQALNNWGLALQELSAIIPAREKQTIVRSAISKFRAAIQLQFDFHRAIYNLGTVLYGLAEDTLRTGGSGHPKEVSPNELYSQSAIYIAAAHALKPNYNVYSSALRLVRSMLPLPYLKVGYLTAPPAGKPIAPHSDWKRSEFILNNEGLQQVSKSEAKHVPQGISGRSVEAAIKVDVPDIVSVSACGDLTLPPGAGLCIDTIHGPVYLVADSWELLDGWLDAIRLVYTIYARGKSDVLAGIVTG, translated from the exons ATGTCCACCGCCACCGAACAACTGCACGTCCAGAACGGACTCGTACCAGATCCGACAACAAATCCCAAACCAGAATCCGAATCAGAGCCTGAACTCGAAACTGAACCAGCACCAGCGCCGGAGCCCGAAATGAAACCGGAACCGGAAGCTAAACCCGAGCCAGTGCCGGAGGCCGAAGCTAGACCGGAACCTCTACCCGAACACGAACTGGTGGTGGCCGATGCCGCGGATCCGAAGGTGAACGAAGTGGTCGAAGCCTCGATCCAATCACACAGCCCAGGAGCTGCGCATCCGGAGCTGAAGAAAGACGAAGGGAGCCGTACATTCACGATGAGAGAGCTGCTTAGTGGCTTGAAAAATGACCAATCAAACGACGTCGTAAATGATTCCAGCTCCCCTTACGGTTACAG TGAGGAGAGCCCACAGGAGCAACACTCAGAGCAGAACAATGCTGCAATGGAGTTGATCAACAGTGTTACTGGTACCGATGATGACGGTCGGTCTCGCCAACGGGTTCTTACTTTTGCTGCTAAGAG GTATGCTAGTACAATAGAGAGAAATCCAGATGATTATGATGCACTTTACAATTGGGCGCTGGTTCTTCAG GAAAGTGCAGATAATGTTAGTCCAGATTCTACTAATCCTTCTAAGGATGCTTTGCTTGAGGAGGCTTGCAGAAAGTATGATGAGGCTACCCGTCTGTGCCCAACACTTCATGAT GCTTTCTATAATTGGGCTATTGCAATATCTGATCGGGCAAAAATGCGTGGTCGTACAAAGGAAGCTGAAGAACTATGGAAGCAG GctacaaaaaattatgaaaaagcgGTGTTGCTCAACTGGAACAGTCCCCAG GCACTTAACAACTGGGGGCTTGCTCTGCAG GAACTCAGCGCAATCATTCCTGCAAGAGAAAAGCAAACAATTGTAAGATCTGCAATAAGTAAG TTCCGTGCAGCTATTCAGCTGCAGTTTGATTTTCATAGAGCAATTTACAACCTTGGAACCGTATTG TATGGATTAGCTGAGGACACACTAAGAACTGGGGGATCTGGACATCCCAAAGAAGTTTCACCTAATGAGTTGTATAGTCAATCGGCTATCTACATTGCAGCTGCACATGCTTTGAAACCAAATTACAAT GTTTACAGTAGTGCCTTGAGGCTGGTGCGATCCATG CTTCCCTTACCATATCTTAAAGTTGGATATCTTACTGCACCGCCAGCGGGAAAACCAATTGCACCTCATAGTGATTGGAAACGATCggagtttattttgaataatgaAGGGCTTCAACAG GTTAGCAAAAGTGAGGCAAAGCATGTACCCCAAGGCATCTCAGGCAGATCAGTAGAAGCAGCTATAAAAGTTGACGTTCCAGATATCGTTTCTGTTTCAGCATGTGGTGATCTGACTTTACCACCTGGTGCAGGCCTTTGCATTGATACAATTCATGGACCCGTCTATCTG GTTGCTGATTCATGGGAACTCCTTGATGGATGGCTTGATGCAATCCGTCTAGTTTACACCATCTATGCTCGGGGTAAGAGTGATGTTCTGGCAGGTATAGTAACAGGCTGA
- the LOC126599954 gene encoding rab GTPase-activating protein 22-like isoform X2, protein MITHQKQPLMKALRRIHTSFNPPPPSSNSTSSPSSSSWIHLRSVLLVVASSSSSPVSTDRGSLKSPWSRRRKKHALLPKQWKSLFTPDGKLTDGGLKFLKKVRSGGVDPSIRAEVWPFLLGIYDVNSSKEERETVKNQKRKEYENLRRQCRRILTQSDKSSKLKETSGNSSTESSGDFSQVLDSSDQGDVTSARRYISTEGGDQLPKDSDNPVGNQAVQTSESLEGDGEKSGVTCDDPYAADTESTDSDSSEETDITRPLLSTDVTEENYVDDKPKESSCLSNIENKPKVHSAEDFATWQRIIRLDAVRANDEWIIYSPSQADVSEMKAQRLAESVGLKDYDHLEPCRIFHASRLVGILEAYALYDPEIGYCQGMSDLLSPIISVLEEDHEAFGCFVGFMKKARHNFRLDEAGIRRQLGLVSKIIKCKDVPLYRHLEKLQAEDCFFVYRMVVVLFRRELSFEDTLCLWEVMWADQAAIRAGIAKSAWGRIRQRAPPTDDLLLYAIAASVLQRRKTIIEKYSSMEEIMRECNSMTGRLDVWKLLDDAHDLVVTLHDKI, encoded by the exons ATGATTACGCATCAGAAACAACCATTAATGAAAGCCCTACGGCGGATTCACACTTCTTTTAATCCACCTCCACCGTCGTCAAATTCCACATCTTCACCGTCGTCGTCATCGTGGATTCATCTACGATCGGTTTTGTTAGTCGTTGCTTCCTCATCTTCCTCACCAGTTTCCACTGATCG GGGCAGTCTTAAATCACCTTGGTCCCGTAGGAGAAAAAAACACGCCCTTCTACCAAAACAATGGAAAAGTTTATTTACACCGGATGGGAAACTCACTGATGGTGGTCTCAAATTTTTGAAGAAAGTTCGCAGTGGA GGTGTTGATCCAAGTATTCGAGCTGAAGTGTGGCCATTTCTTCTTGGAAT CTATGATGTGAACAGTTCCAAGGAAGAAAGAGAGACTGTAAAAAACCAGAAAAG AAAAGAATATGAAAACTTGCGGAGACAGTGTCGCAGAATTTTAACACAAAGTGATAAGAGCTCGAAGTTGAAGGAAACTTCTGGTAACAGTAGCACTGAGAGCAGCGGGGATTTCAGTCAAGTTTTAGATTCTTCTGACCAAGGGGATGTTACAAGTGCCAGGAGGTACATTTCAACTGAGGGAGGAGACCAATTACCCAAGGATTCAGATAACCCTGTAGGCAATCAAGCTGTTCAGACTTCTGAATCACTTGAAGGAGATGGAGAGAAAAGTGGAGTCACCTGTGATGATCCTTATGCTGCCGATACGGAATCAACTGATTCTGATTCCTCTGAAGAAACTGATATCACTCGACCATTACTATCCACTGATGTTACTGAAGAAAACTATGTTGATGACAAGCCTAAGGAGAGCTCCTGTCTCTCCAATATTGAAAACAAGCCCAAAGTCCACTCAGCAGAAGATTTTGCCACATGGCAGAGGATCATCCGCCTTGATGCCGTTCGCGCAAATGATGAATGGATTATTTACTCACCATCACAGGCTGATGTATCAGAGATGAAGGCACAAAGACTAGCTGAAAGTGTCGGGTTAAAGGATTATGATCACTTGGAGCCATGCAGGATTTTTCATGCCTCTCGCCTGGTTGGAATCCTGGAAGCCTATGCTCTGTATGATCCTGAGATTGGGTACTGCCAGGGGATGAGTGATCTACTCTCTCCTATTATCTCAGTGCTGGAAGAGGACCATGAAGCCTTCGGGTGCTTTGTGGGTTTTATGAAAAAGGCACGGCATAATTTCCGACTGGATGAGGCAGGAATCCGGAGGCAACTTGGCCTTGTTTCGAAGATTATCAAGTGCAAAGATGTTCCTCTTTACAGACACCTGGAGAAGCTTCAAGCGGAGGATTGCTTTTTTGTGTACAGAATGGTGGTGGTTCTCTTCAGGAGAGAGTTGAGCTTTGAGGATACGCTTTGCCTCTGGGAGGTAATGTGGGCAGATCAGGCTGCAATCAGGGCAGGTATTGCCAAGTCTGCTTGGGGAAGGATTAGGCAGAGAGCCCCTCCTACCGATGATCTCTTGCTCTATGCAATAGCGGCTTCTGTGCTACAAAGAAGGAAGACTATCATAGAGAAGTACAGCAGCATGGAAGAGATCATGAGGGAGTGCAACAGCATGACGGGCCGTCTGGATGTGTGGAAGCTTTTAGATGATGCCCATGACTTGGTGGTGACCCTTCATGACAAGATTTAG
- the LOC126599467 gene encoding protein HLB1-like isoform X1, with product MSTATEQLHVQNGLVPDPTTNPKPESESEPELETEPAPAPEPEMKPEPEAKPEPVPEAEARPEPLPEHELVVADAADPKVNEVVEASIQSHSPGAAHPELKKDEGSRTFTMRELLSGLKNDQSNDVVNDSSSPYGYSEESPQEQHSEQNNAAMELINSVTGTDDDGRSRQRVLTFAAKRYASTIERNPDDYDALYNWALVLQESADNVSPDSTNPSKDALLEEACRKYDEATRLCPTLHDAFYNWAIAISDRAKMRGRTKEAEELWKQATKNYEKAVLLNWNSPQALNNWGLALQELSAIIPAREKQTIVRSAISKFRAAIQLQFDFHRAIYNLGTVLYGLAEDTLRTGGSGHPKEVSPNELYSQSAIYIAAAHALKPNYNVYSSALRLVRSMLPLPYLKVGYLTAPPAGKPIAPHSDWKRSEFILNNEGLQQQVSKSEAKHVPQGISGRSVEAAIKVDVPDIVSVSACGDLTLPPGAGLCIDTIHGPVYLVADSWELLDGWLDAIRLVYTIYARGKSDVLAGIVTG from the exons ATGTCCACCGCCACCGAACAACTGCACGTCCAGAACGGACTCGTACCAGATCCGACAACAAATCCCAAACCAGAATCCGAATCAGAGCCTGAACTCGAAACTGAACCAGCACCAGCGCCGGAGCCCGAAATGAAACCGGAACCGGAAGCTAAACCCGAGCCAGTGCCGGAGGCCGAAGCTAGACCGGAACCTCTACCCGAACACGAACTGGTGGTGGCCGATGCCGCGGATCCGAAGGTGAACGAAGTGGTCGAAGCCTCGATCCAATCACACAGCCCAGGAGCTGCGCATCCGGAGCTGAAGAAAGACGAAGGGAGCCGTACATTCACGATGAGAGAGCTGCTTAGTGGCTTGAAAAATGACCAATCAAACGACGTCGTAAATGATTCCAGCTCCCCTTACGGTTACAG TGAGGAGAGCCCACAGGAGCAACACTCAGAGCAGAACAATGCTGCAATGGAGTTGATCAACAGTGTTACTGGTACCGATGATGACGGTCGGTCTCGCCAACGGGTTCTTACTTTTGCTGCTAAGAG GTATGCTAGTACAATAGAGAGAAATCCAGATGATTATGATGCACTTTACAATTGGGCGCTGGTTCTTCAG GAAAGTGCAGATAATGTTAGTCCAGATTCTACTAATCCTTCTAAGGATGCTTTGCTTGAGGAGGCTTGCAGAAAGTATGATGAGGCTACCCGTCTGTGCCCAACACTTCATGAT GCTTTCTATAATTGGGCTATTGCAATATCTGATCGGGCAAAAATGCGTGGTCGTACAAAGGAAGCTGAAGAACTATGGAAGCAG GctacaaaaaattatgaaaaagcgGTGTTGCTCAACTGGAACAGTCCCCAG GCACTTAACAACTGGGGGCTTGCTCTGCAG GAACTCAGCGCAATCATTCCTGCAAGAGAAAAGCAAACAATTGTAAGATCTGCAATAAGTAAG TTCCGTGCAGCTATTCAGCTGCAGTTTGATTTTCATAGAGCAATTTACAACCTTGGAACCGTATTG TATGGATTAGCTGAGGACACACTAAGAACTGGGGGATCTGGACATCCCAAAGAAGTTTCACCTAATGAGTTGTATAGTCAATCGGCTATCTACATTGCAGCTGCACATGCTTTGAAACCAAATTACAAT GTTTACAGTAGTGCCTTGAGGCTGGTGCGATCCATG CTTCCCTTACCATATCTTAAAGTTGGATATCTTACTGCACCGCCAGCGGGAAAACCAATTGCACCTCATAGTGATTGGAAACGATCggagtttattttgaataatgaAGGGCTTCAACAG CAGGTTAGCAAAAGTGAGGCAAAGCATGTACCCCAAGGCATCTCAGGCAGATCAGTAGAAGCAGCTATAAAAGTTGACGTTCCAGATATCGTTTCTGTTTCAGCATGTGGTGATCTGACTTTACCACCTGGTGCAGGCCTTTGCATTGATACAATTCATGGACCCGTCTATCTG GTTGCTGATTCATGGGAACTCCTTGATGGATGGCTTGATGCAATCCGTCTAGTTTACACCATCTATGCTCGGGGTAAGAGTGATGTTCTGGCAGGTATAGTAACAGGCTGA